A genomic stretch from Lysobacter soyae includes:
- a CDS encoding haloacid dehalogenase-like hydrolase has protein sequence MSAAQNRFVVFDFDHTLYEGDSGSHLYAWLIRRSVWRCLLALLVAPIAAPMIAFMPTRRTGISVFVWIGSLGVHSIKAFNRLVDDYVLTHTAMIDARILPIAFRVLKEHLEAGDEVVIATGAPPELASAIFRFVEHTPVPVIGTVMKPFLGGMVAGQHCHFENKMVMLRAAGHTRDVDRAYSDSRADLPLLRAAKSPVVVNPNASSVDDFKRVLGADTPVLNWGCKDRAGDPVAA, from the coding sequence ATGTCCGCTGCACAAAACCGCTTCGTCGTCTTTGATTTCGATCACACCTTGTACGAGGGTGATTCCGGTTCGCACCTGTATGCATGGCTGATTCGCCGAAGTGTCTGGCGCTGTTTGTTGGCGCTGCTGGTTGCCCCGATTGCGGCGCCGATGATTGCTTTCATGCCGACGCGTCGCACCGGGATTTCCGTGTTCGTGTGGATCGGCAGTTTGGGCGTTCATTCGATCAAAGCGTTCAACCGCTTGGTTGACGACTATGTGTTGACGCACACGGCCATGATTGATGCGCGCATTCTTCCGATCGCTTTCCGCGTGTTGAAGGAACACTTGGAGGCCGGCGACGAAGTGGTCATCGCCACGGGTGCGCCACCGGAGCTTGCCAGTGCGATCTTTAGATTCGTCGAGCACACCCCGGTGCCGGTGATCGGGACGGTGATGAAGCCGTTCCTGGGTGGCATGGTCGCGGGGCAGCACTGCCATTTCGAAAACAAAATGGTCATGCTGCGTGCGGCCGGGCATACCCGTGACGTGGATCGTGCTTATTCGGACAGTCGGGCGGATTTGCCGCTGCTGCGCGCGGCCAAATCCCCCGTGGTGGTGAATCCCAATGCATCGTCGGTGGATGACTTCAAGCGTGTGTTGGGTGCCGACACACCGGTGTTGAATTGGGGTTGCAAGGATCGCGCAGGTGATCCGGTCGCCGCTTAA
- a CDS encoding anthranilate synthase component II encodes MILVLDNYDSFTWNLVQYLQGLGADTEVHRNDAISVEEIAAKQPSHIVISPGPCTPDEAGISMETIRRLGPNIPILGVCLGHQAIGQVYGGRVVRARHIMHGKTSLMTHDGSGVFKGLPVPFTATRYHSLVVAPDSLPSVLEVNAWTDEGDARVIMGMRHQTHPVHGVQFHPEAILTENGHALLRNFLEMDA; translated from the coding sequence ATGATTCTTGTACTCGACAACTACGACAGCTTCACGTGGAATCTCGTGCAGTACTTGCAAGGCTTGGGCGCCGATACCGAGGTGCATCGCAATGATGCGATTTCTGTGGAAGAGATCGCGGCAAAACAGCCCTCGCACATCGTGATTTCGCCGGGACCCTGTACGCCGGACGAAGCGGGAATTTCCATGGAGACCATTCGTCGCCTGGGGCCGAACATTCCGATTCTCGGCGTGTGTTTGGGGCATCAAGCAATCGGGCAAGTCTATGGCGGCAGGGTGGTGCGGGCGCGACACATCATGCATGGCAAGACTTCGCTGATGACGCATGATGGCAGTGGCGTCTTCAAGGGTTTGCCGGTGCCGTTCACCGCAACGCGTTATCACTCCTTGGTGGTGGCGCCCGACAGCTTGCCTTCCGTGTTGGAGGTCAATGCTTGGACAGACGAAGGCGATGCGCGCGTCATCATGGGGATGCGACATCAAACCCATCCCGTGCATGGGGTACAGTTCCATCCGGAGGCGATCCTGACCGAAAACGGGCACGCGCTGCTCCGTAATTTTCTAGAGATGGATGCCTGA
- the rpe gene encoding ribulose-phosphate 3-epimerase: protein MHKNAVIAPSILSANFARLGEEVDAVLAAGADWVHFDVMDNHYVPNLTIGPLVCEALRKHGVTAPIDVHLMVEPVDRIVPDFAKAGASMISFHPEASRHVHRTVQLIKHEGCKAGLVLNPATPVEVLDYVLDELDYVLLMSVNPGFGGQAFIDSTLQKLKAVRERIDRSGRDIRLEVDGGVKIDNIGAIAAAGADAFVAGSAIFGAKDYADVISRMRAEIDAAMAA, encoded by the coding sequence ATGCACAAGAACGCTGTGATTGCACCTTCCATCCTGTCGGCGAATTTCGCGCGTTTGGGCGAGGAAGTGGATGCGGTGCTCGCCGCGGGTGCGGATTGGGTCCATTTCGATGTGATGGACAACCACTACGTCCCCAATCTGACGATCGGGCCGTTGGTGTGTGAAGCGCTGCGCAAGCATGGTGTCACGGCGCCCATCGATGTCCACTTGATGGTCGAACCGGTGGATCGCATCGTTCCCGACTTTGCCAAGGCAGGGGCTTCGATGATCAGCTTCCATCCCGAAGCTAGCCGCCACGTCCATCGCACCGTGCAACTCATCAAGCACGAAGGCTGCAAGGCGGGTTTGGTGTTGAATCCGGCGACCCCCGTCGAGGTGCTCGATTATGTGTTGGACGAGCTGGACTATGTCTTATTGATGTCGGTGAATCCCGGCTTCGGCGGTCAGGCGTTCATTGACAGCACCTTGCAAAAACTCAAAGCGGTGCGCGAACGTATCGATCGCAGTGGGCGCGACATCCGTTTGGAAGTGGATGGCGGGGTCAAGATCGACAACATCGGCGCGATCGCCGCCGCCGGTGCCGACGCCTTTGTGGCCGGCAGCGCGATCTTCGGCGCGAAGGATTACGCGGACGTCATCTCACGGATGCGCGCGGAAATCGACGCTGCGATGGCGGCCTGA
- a CDS encoding phosphoribosylaminoimidazolesuccinocarboxamide synthase has translation MPTTLSQSDLPGLDLMHRGKVRDVYDLKDGCLLMVASDRLSAFDVVLPKPIPGKGEMLCQISNFWFEKTAHILPNHLTGRAVETVLPEGVDPSLYALRSVITKKLKPLPVEAIARGYLIGSGWKDYQKTGAVSGITLPEGLRQAEQLPAPIFTPSSKAAVGDHDENISFDDVVALIGQDLAERVREATLALYSFARDFAAERGIILADTKFEFGLDEQGTLYVMDEMLTPDSSRYWPADGYQVGTSPPSFDKQFVRDYLETLDWNKTAPGPEVPDDVIERTRAKYAEALDRIAGIRLD, from the coding sequence GTGCCCACCACGCTTTCGCAGTCCGACCTGCCCGGCCTCGATCTCATGCACCGCGGCAAGGTGCGCGATGTGTACGACTTGAAAGACGGCTGCCTGCTCATGGTGGCATCCGATCGCTTGTCGGCCTTCGACGTGGTGTTGCCAAAACCCATCCCGGGCAAGGGCGAAATGCTGTGCCAGATCAGCAATTTCTGGTTTGAAAAAACCGCACACATTCTTCCCAACCATCTCACCGGTCGCGCGGTGGAGACCGTCTTGCCCGAGGGTGTCGATCCGTCGCTGTATGCCTTGCGATCGGTCATCACCAAGAAGCTGAAACCCTTGCCCGTCGAAGCCATCGCGCGCGGCTACTTGATCGGGAGTGGCTGGAAGGACTATCAAAAAACCGGTGCGGTGAGCGGAATCACGTTGCCCGAAGGTTTGCGTCAAGCCGAACAGTTGCCGGCGCCGATATTCACCCCGTCTTCCAAAGCGGCGGTCGGTGATCATGACGAAAACATCAGTTTCGATGATGTGGTTGCACTGATCGGTCAAGACCTTGCGGAGCGCGTTCGTGAGGCCACACTCGCGCTGTACAGTTTCGCGCGCGACTTTGCGGCGGAACGCGGCATCATCCTTGCCGACACCAAGTTTGAATTCGGCCTGGACGAACAAGGCACTTTGTATGTCATGGACGAAATGCTGACGCCCGATTCATCGCGCTATTGGCCGGCAGACGGCTACCAAGTCGGTACCAGCCCGCCGAGTTTCGACAAGCAGTTCGTCCGTGACTATCTCGAGACCTTGGATTGGAACAAGACCGCGCCTGGGCCGGAAGTGCCGGACGACGTGATTGAACGCACCCGCGCCAAGTATGCTGAAGCCTTGGATCGCATCGCGGGCATACGCCTCGACTGA
- a CDS encoding DUF962 domain-containing protein: MEIADSNMRPVDRWFANYGADHVNTVNQWIHVFCVPLIFWSIMIMIWCIPVPGTWFRTGTWAALCMFGVWMFYWRLSKPLAFGALVFFMAISWSSRWLYPQMGTRNFLLMGIVVFVLAWIGQFIGHKIEGRKPSFFTDLTYLLIGPAWVLAKLFKKLHLPY, from the coding sequence GTGGAAATCGCAGACAGCAACATGCGACCGGTCGATCGATGGTTCGCCAATTACGGCGCCGACCACGTCAACACCGTAAATCAGTGGATCCATGTGTTTTGTGTCCCGCTGATTTTCTGGTCGATCATGATCATGATCTGGTGCATTCCCGTTCCCGGCACCTGGTTCCGCACGGGCACGTGGGCGGCGCTGTGCATGTTCGGCGTGTGGATGTTTTATTGGCGCCTGTCCAAACCCTTGGCCTTTGGCGCCTTGGTGTTTTTCATGGCGATCTCTTGGAGTTCGCGTTGGCTCTATCCGCAAATGGGCACGCGAAACTTTTTGCTAATGGGGATCGTGGTGTTCGTTTTGGCATGGATCGGCCAGTTCATCGGTCACAAGATCGAAGGGCGCAAACCGAGTTTCTTCACCGATCTGACCTATCTCTTGATCGGCCCGGCTTGGGTGCTGGCCAAGCTGTTCAAAAAACTGCATCTGCCGTACTGA
- a CDS encoding DMT family transporter has protein sequence MDHKPVLGLKDLGLLMLVVLAWAFNFLTSAWAMREAAPFLFTAMRFGLLLLPMLFLMKLPPKGQRLRLAIVSLLIGVAHFGLSFLALHMAGQLTSPAIVTQSYVPMTVILGRFFLGEHFGWRTGLSIGIAFLGVLVLGLDPAVLANPAALYTMLVAALMLAIATVLMKGLQGIDVWTQQGWMAVLSIVPLLIISAIFEPGQLAKLPDFTWRVWVGAAYSAFVSSLLGHGLYFALVKRHPVAQLMPWMLLVPVITAALGVFLWGDQPGSRVWMGGAMILGGVFYIALRRLARASS, from the coding sequence ATGGATCACAAGCCCGTTCTTGGCCTGAAAGACCTCGGCCTGTTGATGCTCGTAGTTCTTGCATGGGCGTTCAACTTCCTCACCTCTGCCTGGGCGATGCGCGAAGCCGCACCGTTCCTTTTCACGGCAATGCGCTTCGGCTTGCTGTTGCTGCCGATGCTGTTCTTGATGAAGCTGCCGCCCAAGGGTCAGCGGCTGCGGCTCGCCATCGTCAGCTTGTTGATCGGCGTGGCGCACTTCGGGTTGAGCTTTCTGGCCTTGCACATGGCAGGACAACTCACCTCGCCCGCCATCGTCACGCAATCCTACGTTCCGATGACCGTCATCTTGGGGCGCTTTTTCTTGGGCGAACACTTCGGCTGGCGCACCGGTCTTTCCATCGGCATCGCATTTCTGGGCGTGTTGGTCTTGGGCTTGGATCCGGCAGTGTTGGCGAACCCGGCCGCCCTCTACACGATGTTGGTCGCCGCCTTGATGCTGGCCATTGCCACTGTGCTGATGAAGGGGCTGCAAGGGATTGACGTTTGGACGCAGCAGGGATGGATGGCGGTGCTCAGTATCGTTCCGCTACTGATCATCAGCGCGATATTCGAACCGGGACAGCTGGCGAAATTGCCGGATTTCACATGGCGCGTTTGGGTCGGCGCTGCGTACTCCGCGTTCGTATCTTCACTCTTGGGCCACGGCCTTTATTTCGCCTTGGTGAAGCGTCACCCGGTGGCGCAATTGATGCCGTGGATGCTGTTGGTACCCGTGATCACCGCCGCGCTGGGCGTCTTCTTGTGGGGTGACCAGCCGGGGTCTCGCGTATGGATGGGCGGCGCGATGATCTTGGGCGGCGTGTTCTACATCGCCCTGCGGCGACTGGCGCGTGCTTCAAGCTGA
- the nhaA gene encoding Na+/H+ antiporter NhaA — translation MEQKNAGNETRLAQRAARLAADFLRLEAAGGILLIGAALLALICANSPLEQFYEHFREMPLQIRVGSLDIAKPMLLWINDGLMAVFFLLVALEIKREAISGQLSKKGQLVLPLMCAAGGVAVPALIYTAFNRGDAALMRGWAIPTATDIAFALGVLSLLGSRVPNSMKVLLSAIAVIDDLVAILIIAIFYTNELSMLALGFAAIAVATMIVLNRCGVRAITPYLILGCVVWVCVLKSGVHATLAGVVTGLCIPHTRADSDRAASSQTPLESLEHILHPWVAYLILPLFAFVNAGLMIADFSLADLATPLSLGVLVGLVLGKPIGVVTVALLCHTTRIARLPSDLNFSALLGLGVLCGIGFTMSLFISGLAFGEVGANFDHSVLAILAASCVAAVLGYLWLFFTLPKRSA, via the coding sequence ATGGAACAGAAAAACGCAGGCAACGAAACCCGTCTCGCCCAACGCGCAGCCCGATTGGCGGCAGATTTTCTACGCCTTGAGGCGGCCGGCGGCATTTTGTTGATCGGCGCGGCGTTGCTTGCATTGATTTGTGCGAATTCACCGCTTGAGCAGTTTTACGAACACTTCCGTGAAATGCCGTTGCAGATCCGGGTGGGTTCGCTCGATATCGCCAAGCCGATGTTGTTGTGGATCAACGATGGCTTGATGGCGGTCTTTTTTCTCTTGGTGGCCCTCGAAATCAAACGTGAGGCCATTTCCGGACAATTGTCGAAGAAGGGCCAATTGGTCTTGCCGCTGATGTGTGCGGCAGGCGGTGTCGCCGTGCCGGCATTGATCTACACGGCATTCAATCGCGGTGATGCGGCGCTGATGCGAGGTTGGGCCATTCCCACCGCGACGGACATCGCCTTTGCGCTGGGCGTGTTGTCCTTGTTGGGTTCGCGCGTGCCGAACAGCATGAAGGTGCTGCTGTCGGCCATCGCGGTGATCGACGACCTGGTGGCGATTTTGATCATCGCCATTTTCTATACCAACGAGCTCTCCATGCTGGCGTTGGGCTTTGCCGCCATCGCCGTGGCCACCATGATCGTGCTCAATCGTTGCGGCGTCCGTGCCATCACGCCGTACTTGATTCTCGGTTGTGTGGTTTGGGTGTGCGTCTTGAAATCCGGTGTCCATGCCACCTTGGCCGGTGTAGTCACCGGCTTGTGCATCCCGCACACGCGCGCGGATTCGGATCGTGCGGCATCGTCGCAAACCCCGCTCGAGTCCCTGGAGCACATCTTGCATCCATGGGTGGCGTATTTGATCTTGCCCCTGTTTGCATTCGTCAATGCCGGACTCATGATTGCCGACTTCAGCTTGGCGGACCTGGCAACGCCGCTGTCGCTCGGCGTGTTGGTGGGTCTCGTGTTGGGCAAGCCGATCGGCGTGGTCACGGTCGCCTTATTGTGTCATACCACCCGTATTGCGCGCTTGCCTTCGGATCTCAACTTCAGTGCTTTGTTGGGTCTGGGCGTTTTGTGCGGCATCGGTTTTACGATGAGCTTGTTTATTTCAGGCTTGGCCTTCGGCGAAGTCGGCGCCAATTTCGATCACAGTGTCCTGGCGATTCTCGCAGCCTCCTGTGTTGCCGCTGTGCTCGGCTATCTCTGGTTGTTTTTCACGCTGCCCAAGCGCTCAGCTTGA
- a CDS encoding lectin, producing the protein MRRLILATLVSALAACTQPQAPAPTSDATPSPATSTPPVNAQDSTPASDLPPADSTPAPAPAEPEARGLAQWGGYGDTRFGMDEAAFTRAWGGELKNLKEDPACFHLMPKSAKTSAALAFMFVDGKFARYSTESAKEVAPGGGKVGASMADIESMYGKTIDVQPHKYTDGKYLRIKHGDDVLIFATDKAGVVQDWRVGRPPAIDYVEGCA; encoded by the coding sequence ATGCGCCGACTGATTCTTGCCACCTTGGTTTCCGCCCTTGCGGCATGCACGCAACCCCAAGCCCCGGCACCGACCTCGGATGCCACCCCGTCACCGGCGACGTCGACCCCACCGGTCAATGCGCAGGATTCAACACCTGCATCAGATCTCCCTCCGGCAGACAGCACGCCCGCACCGGCGCCCGCCGAACCGGAGGCGCGAGGCCTGGCCCAATGGGGTGGCTATGGCGATACGCGTTTCGGAATGGACGAAGCCGCGTTTACCCGCGCGTGGGGCGGTGAGTTGAAAAACTTGAAGGAAGATCCGGCCTGCTTCCACCTCATGCCGAAATCCGCGAAGACCAGCGCGGCATTGGCCTTCATGTTCGTTGACGGAAAATTCGCCCGCTACAGCACCGAGAGTGCAAAAGAAGTCGCGCCCGGTGGCGGCAAAGTCGGCGCTTCCATGGCCGACATCGAGTCCATGTACGGCAAGACCATCGACGTTCAACCGCACAAGTACACAGACGGCAAATATCTGCGCATCAAGCACGGTGACGACGTCTTGATTTTCGCCACCGACAAGGCCGGTGTGGTTCAAGACTGGCGCGTGGGGCGTCCGCCCGCGATTGATTACGTCGAAGGCTGTGCCTGA
- the hmgA gene encoding homogentisate 1,2-dioxygenase produces MVKQTGYMSGFGNEFATEALAGTLPDGRNSPQRVAHGLYAEQISGTAFTAPRNSNRRTWTYRIRPAAMHGKFTPFTQAHFHNDFGQGPVTPEQLRWSPMPMPASKVDFIEGLFTMGGNGSPAAGSGIGIHLYSANADMSGRYFYNADGEMLIVPQQGRLVICTELGVLEVTPQEVAVIPRGIRFKVNLPDRESRGYVCENFGAFLRLPDLGPIGSNGLAQPRDFLTPCASYEDQEGDFELVAKFQGHLWRADIGHSPLDVVGWHGNHVPYKYDLRKFNTIGSISFDHPDPSIFLVLHSPSDTPGVGNLDFVVFGPRILAMQDTFRPPWFHRNIASECMGLIHGAYDAKAEGFAPGGCSIHNCMTGHGPDAATFEKASQADTTKPDYIRDTMAFMFESRHVIRPSQQAMDAAHRQAEYIECWAGLEKHFKPA; encoded by the coding sequence ATGGTGAAGCAAACGGGTTATATGAGCGGATTCGGCAACGAATTCGCCACGGAAGCCTTGGCAGGCACCTTGCCGGACGGCCGTAACAGTCCGCAACGGGTGGCGCACGGGTTGTATGCCGAACAGATCAGCGGGACGGCGTTCACCGCGCCGCGCAACAGCAATCGCCGCACCTGGACCTATCGCATCCGTCCGGCGGCGATGCACGGAAAGTTCACGCCCTTCACCCAAGCGCACTTCCATAACGACTTCGGTCAAGGGCCGGTGACGCCCGAGCAACTACGTTGGAGTCCGATGCCGATGCCGGCATCGAAGGTTGACTTCATCGAGGGTCTTTTCACGATGGGCGGCAATGGCTCGCCGGCTGCCGGCAGCGGTATCGGCATCCATTTGTATTCGGCTAACGCCGACATGTCCGGCCGTTACTTCTACAACGCCGATGGCGAAATGTTGATCGTCCCGCAGCAAGGGCGATTGGTGATCTGCACCGAGTTGGGCGTGTTGGAAGTGACGCCGCAAGAAGTGGCGGTGATTCCGCGCGGCATCCGCTTCAAGGTGAATTTGCCGGACCGGGAATCCCGTGGCTATGTCTGCGAGAATTTCGGCGCGTTCTTGCGATTGCCGGATCTCGGCCCCATCGGCAGCAATGGATTGGCGCAACCGCGTGATTTCCTGACGCCCTGCGCAAGCTACGAAGACCAGGAAGGCGACTTCGAACTGGTCGCGAAGTTCCAAGGCCACTTGTGGCGTGCCGACATCGGCCACTCACCGCTGGATGTGGTCGGTTGGCATGGCAATCATGTGCCGTACAAATACGATTTGCGCAAATTCAATACGATCGGCTCGATCAGCTTCGATCATCCCGACCCGTCAATTTTCCTCGTGCTGCATTCGCCGTCGGATACGCCGGGTGTCGGCAATCTCGATTTTGTCGTGTTCGGACCGCGCATTTTGGCGATGCAAGATACCTTCCGCCCGCCGTGGTTCCATCGCAATATCGCCAGCGAATGCATGGGCTTGATTCACGGAGCCTACGACGCGAAAGCCGAAGGCTTTGCACCGGGCGGCTGCTCGATCCATAACTGCATGACCGGTCACGGCCCGGATGCGGCCACCTTTGAAAAGGCGAGCCAAGCGGACACCACCAAGCCGGACTACATCCGGGACACCATGGCCTTCATGTTCGAGTCGCGCCATGTCATCCGTCCTTCGCAGCAGGCGATGGATGCCGCACATCGCCAAGCCGAATACATTGAATGCTGGGCGGGTTTGGAAAAGCACTTCAAGCCGGCCTGA
- the hppD gene encoding 4-hydroxyphenylpyruvate dioxygenase — MSIQRAKPDLDLGMVPTTFDNPMGIAGFEFVEFAAPKGEGARMREYLEGMGFTAIGKHATRDITLFRQGGINFLLNETQDSFASDFAEKHGPSACGFAVNFNQPTETVLAHVIANGGEAMDFKAETKAVDAPVIKGIGDCMLYLIDSNNDALYADFVAFEGVDTQPKGFGLTFIDHLTHNLFLGNMQKWSDYYEKLFNFREIRYFDIKGSKTGLLSKAMTAPDGVVRIPLNESSDEKSQINEYLRDYKGEGIQHIALFTNNIYESIEAMHAKGVKFLDTPDTYFDVIDVRVPNHGEDVERLRKNSILIDADMETKQRKLLQIFTQNAFGPIFFEIIQRKGNEGFGEGNFQALFESIERDQMKRGVL, encoded by the coding sequence ATGTCCATCCAACGCGCCAAACCCGACCTCGACCTCGGCATGGTGCCGACCACCTTCGACAATCCGATGGGCATCGCTGGTTTCGAATTCGTTGAATTCGCCGCGCCCAAAGGTGAAGGCGCGCGCATGCGCGAATACCTGGAGGGCATGGGTTTCACGGCGATCGGCAAACATGCAACGCGCGACATCACCTTGTTCCGTCAAGGCGGCATCAACTTCCTGTTGAATGAAACACAAGACTCGTTCGCCTCGGACTTCGCCGAGAAGCACGGTCCTTCCGCCTGCGGTTTTGCCGTGAACTTCAACCAGCCCACGGAAACGGTCTTGGCCCATGTCATTGCCAACGGTGGCGAGGCGATGGATTTCAAGGCGGAGACCAAGGCGGTGGACGCGCCGGTGATCAAAGGCATCGGCGATTGCATGTTGTATCTGATCGATAGCAACAACGATGCCCTGTATGCCGACTTTGTAGCGTTTGAAGGTGTCGACACGCAGCCCAAGGGTTTCGGTCTGACCTTCATCGACCATCTCACGCACAATCTGTTCCTCGGCAACATGCAGAAGTGGTCGGATTATTACGAGAAGTTGTTCAACTTCCGCGAAATTCGCTACTTCGACATCAAGGGTTCGAAGACCGGCCTGCTCTCCAAGGCCATGACCGCACCCGACGGCGTCGTGCGTATTCCGCTCAACGAGTCTTCGGATGAAAAGAGCCAAATCAACGAATACCTGCGTGACTACAAGGGCGAGGGCATCCAACACATCGCCCTGTTCACCAACAACATTTACGAATCGATCGAAGCCATGCATGCCAAGGGCGTGAAATTCCTCGACACGCCGGACACCTATTTCGATGTGATTGACGTGCGCGTGCCGAACCACGGTGAAGACGTCGAGCGCTTGCGCAAGAACTCGATCCTGATCGATGCCGACATGGAAACCAAGCAACGCAAGTTGTTGCAGATCTTCACCCAGAACGCATTCGGACCGATCTTTTTCGAGATCATCCAACGCAAGGGCAACGAAGGCTTCGGTGAGGGCAATTTCCAAGCCTTGTTCGAGTCGATCGAGCGCGACCAGATGAAGCGCGGCGTGCTGTAA
- a CDS encoding MarR family winged helix-turn-helix transcriptional regulator → MAAKPRKMNADAALVLEEFVPYRLSVLSNRISARIAELYQAEFDLSVTEWRIIAVLGRFHALSANEVAARTAMDKVTVSRTVARLLERKLLKRKFDAGDRRKSILDLSASGTRLHAQIAPLALALEARLLSGFNTLEHEALEALFDKLESGLASLS, encoded by the coding sequence ATGGCAGCAAAACCTCGGAAAATGAATGCGGATGCGGCGTTGGTGCTGGAGGAATTCGTGCCCTACCGGTTGTCGGTGCTATCTAACCGTATCAGTGCACGGATCGCCGAGCTGTACCAGGCCGAGTTCGATTTGTCGGTGACAGAATGGCGCATCATCGCGGTGTTGGGACGCTTCCATGCCCTGTCTGCCAACGAGGTCGCCGCCCGTACCGCGATGGACAAAGTCACCGTCAGCCGAACGGTCGCGCGACTGCTCGAGCGCAAGCTGCTCAAGCGCAAATTCGACGCCGGTGATCGCCGCAAGTCCATTTTGGATCTGAGTGCTTCGGGAACGCGCCTGCATGCGCAAATCGCGCCGTTGGCCCTGGCACTGGAAGCGCGCCTGCTATCCGGATTCAATACCCTGGAACATGAGGCGCTCGAGGCACTGTTCGACAAGCTCGAGTCCGGACTGGCTTCCTTGTCCTGA
- a CDS encoding peptide MFS transporter has translation MMGHPKPLWMLFMTEFWERFAFYGIRWALVLYVVAQFYNGDAGGEAPAGKLYGAYLALVYAGAIFGGYAADKILGYQRSILIGAVIMAAGLFMIAMPNQEVFKLGLATVVVGNGMFKPIISTMVGKLYSTGDERRDSGFTIFYMGINMGAMIAPIVTQILAQKVFGSDAMPAYKVVFMAAGVGMIISFLWFWFGRKQLKGIGLPALDQGSMGKTLMVVAVALAAIPLVYFLLTIDATTLQWWVLTPMFVLLCILLLVEGIRNGMVARDKVIAMLIIFTFNIVFWMFFEQAGSSFTFLADKIVDRDLGFMTFPNAWFQSVNSVAIITLAPIIAWLWVRMGKANPSIPRKFSLGIIFNGLAFLLLMFALSKLVDPGTNKIPFWTLFAVYWIQSIGELCLSPIGLSMVTKLAPLRLVGFGMGGWFLSTGIGNNLSGLFASEASGEGGMTVVSALDAYTKGFWILLVCGVVLFLVAPLVQKLMHGVK, from the coding sequence ATGATGGGTCACCCCAAGCCGTTGTGGATGTTGTTCATGACGGAGTTCTGGGAACGCTTTGCGTTCTACGGCATCCGTTGGGCACTCGTGTTGTACGTCGTTGCCCAGTTCTATAACGGCGACGCCGGCGGTGAAGCCCCGGCGGGCAAGTTGTATGGCGCCTATTTGGCTTTGGTGTATGCGGGTGCGATTTTCGGCGGGTATGCCGCCGACAAGATTTTGGGTTACCAACGCTCGATCCTGATCGGTGCGGTCATCATGGCGGCCGGCTTGTTCATGATCGCGATGCCGAATCAAGAAGTCTTCAAGTTGGGTCTGGCCACCGTGGTGGTCGGCAACGGCATGTTCAAACCGATCATTTCAACCATGGTCGGCAAGCTGTATTCGACGGGCGATGAGCGTCGCGATTCCGGCTTCACGATCTTCTACATGGGCATCAACATGGGCGCGATGATCGCGCCGATCGTCACGCAAATCCTTGCGCAAAAAGTGTTCGGCTCGGATGCGATGCCGGCCTACAAAGTGGTCTTCATGGCGGCCGGTGTCGGCATGATCATCAGCTTCTTGTGGTTCTGGTTCGGCCGCAAGCAACTGAAGGGCATCGGCTTGCCGGCGCTTGACCAAGGCAGCATGGGCAAGACGCTGATGGTGGTTGCCGTGGCACTCGCCGCCATCCCGTTGGTGTACTTCCTGTTGACCATCGATGCGACCACCTTGCAATGGTGGGTGCTGACGCCGATGTTCGTCTTGCTGTGCATCCTGCTGTTGGTGGAAGGCATCCGTAACGGCATGGTCGCGCGCGACAAAGTCATCGCGATGTTGATCATTTTCACTTTCAACATCGTGTTCTGGATGTTCTTCGAACAAGCAGGTAGCTCTTTCACCTTCTTGGCCGACAAGATCGTGGACCGTGACCTCGGCTTCATGACCTTCCCGAATGCATGGTTCCAATCGGTGAACTCGGTGGCCATCATCACCTTGGCACCGATCATTGCGTGGCTGTGGGTGCGCATGGGCAAAGCCAATCCGTCCATTCCGCGCAAATTCTCGCTCGGCATCATCTTCAATGGTCTGGCGTTCCTGTTGCTGATGTTCGCCCTGTCCAAGCTGGTGGATCCGGGCACGAACAAAATTCCGTTCTGGACTTTGTTCGCCGTGTATTGGATTCAATCCATCGGTGAGCTGTGCTTGTCGCCGATCGGCTTGTCGATGGTGACCAAATTGGCACCGCTGCGTTTGGTCGGCTTCGGCATGGGCGGCTGGTTCCTGTCGACCGGCATCGGCAACAACTTGTCGGGCCTGTTCGCGAGCGAAGCCAGCGGCGAAGGTGGCATGACCGTGGTCAGCGCACTGGATGCTTACACCAAGGGCTTCTGGATCTTGCTGGTGTGCGGCGTGGTGTTGTTCTTGGTCGCACCCCTGGTGCAAAAACTGATGCACGGCGTGAAGTAA